A genome region from Euzebyales bacterium includes the following:
- the acpS gene encoding holo-ACP synthase, with protein sequence MAVVGVGVDAIEIARVERALARTPSLVDRLFTEAEQAHCTLRDGRGRAARFAGRFAAKEAVAKALGTGVVGFGFRDIEIVSDGEGAPRVVLAAAATVVASRMGIARVHVSLSLTTTVAVASAVAES encoded by the coding sequence GTGGCCGTCGTCGGCGTCGGCGTCGACGCGATCGAAATCGCCAGGGTCGAGCGTGCCCTGGCGCGCACGCCGTCGCTCGTCGATCGGCTGTTCACCGAGGCCGAGCAGGCCCACTGCACGCTGCGTGACGGGCGAGGCCGGGCCGCGCGCTTCGCCGGGCGCTTCGCTGCCAAGGAGGCCGTCGCGAAGGCGCTGGGCACCGGCGTCGTGGGCTTCGGCTTCCGCGACATCGAGATCGTCAGCGACGGCGAAGGGGCGCCGCGTGTCGTGCTCGCCGCCGCGGCGACCGTGGTCGCGTCGCGCATGGGGATCGCCCGCGTCCACGTGTCGCTGTCGCTAACCACAACTGTCGCGGTCGCCTCCGCGGTGGCCGAGTCCTGA